One window of the Deinococcus depolymerans genome contains the following:
- a CDS encoding isopeptide-forming domain-containing fimbrial protein, translating into MNVTGGACALTLNSRCRFNNVIVGEAAGSSLQRDIIVTVSDLVNATLDTTVDNAGPTLSGTAPVASADQFLAPTVRPTQTTANVTGWAGFTFDVVRSGGPVPAVGTSTITLPGTFWVTSFDTDGDGGTLREFVEFVGASATGLSAGTTLTASTAVAGGTQYQGATAGQPNISTGDPYKGSAFYTAASSFRLIYGARTGTSGSTAGGRLTAFDFFRPDAVLRQPLLDGFKSVRLTTDADGSGDISAGDTLTYTVVYTNTGNAAASSFQISDPLPAGLTITATGGQTVWIDGTQNTAARNAGYTGGAGAVGNLLATGQTLAAGGSIRVDIPVRVGTVTASTTLNNQASATATGVSAVLSDNVDESTAFVSSVRSTTGWPGVPAGSVTQNQTAALSPTAVLVELSRADLTLSKSNGVNGLAGPSVTTYTIVLTNNGPASANGTVLRDPAAPGLTKTAVSCASSSGAVCPAVTTATLESGVTVPTLPAGGRITLTLTASVTATSGSVANSVTATLPSGTVDPSPTGTVTDTDSVNSADLAVAKTGPATAPQGNTFSYVIRAWNNGVLPVSAATLADPVPANVTGVSWTCVGSGGATCASASGTGNSVSVTVNLPVDGGSATTPDTDYVTLTVTGRATTGGIVTNRATVSPPASITDSVTANNSSAVDTAIVAQVTCPNLYATTGGDFTTNNNGTEIRSLNDTTNTLGDVVTLIPATLEATPRPGYTATLALTPDRSRFFVVRDVDTRLLIFDVASSTWQEGPTLPTTTGRYVRMAITSTGIGYVMDGGGNLYRFATTSPYTVSSAIPLTVVPATAPTVGASGDFFADDRGNLFLLSSQADGQLDFWEVEPNTGQMIYLGRLSDADIIGGYGGFASTPNGLFGRGGSGRMISVDLRAFTATPVGSASSGSTDLTSCSFPTFNRTVTATKAARKVAGSAGTPVRPGDTLEYRIVVRNSGSIAAGNTKFSDQIPAGTTYVPGSTFLNGILVSDAAGGVMPYAPAPQLISSAGQPSGTLLADVTPADDSDREAVITFRVRVNTSPEPTQVSNQGITTYRDNGSDLTVLTDDPATTAPNDATVTRMAAPDVTVTKTGPAFAQPADPAKPDQSIIYTLVVSNVGDKDAGSVTVRDVLPTGLTFKSASAGGTYVVGTRTVTWTLPALIAGGAQTLTVEVTAPTAAQIQGSSGVKQVSNTAAVSTAGDTVPGNDTSATVNTAFILAVLAKEVRNVTKNSLFGTSGGGLPDEVLEYCIDFRNEGGAALPNFVLVDHVPSNTNALTTAYDADEPSAATGFGVKLTRGASTSYSSSAADADAGSLTTSGGTYGRGTMTVALGTLAAGESGRVCFQATIR; encoded by the coding sequence GTGAACGTCACTGGCGGCGCGTGTGCCCTGACCCTCAACAGTCGTTGCCGTTTCAACAATGTGATCGTGGGCGAGGCAGCCGGCTCAAGCCTGCAGCGCGACATCATCGTGACAGTGTCCGATCTGGTAAATGCCACGCTCGACACAACCGTGGACAATGCAGGTCCCACGCTGAGCGGAACGGCGCCGGTCGCCTCTGCTGACCAGTTTCTGGCGCCCACGGTCCGGCCCACCCAGACGACGGCCAACGTGACCGGCTGGGCCGGCTTTACTTTCGATGTGGTGCGCTCGGGTGGGCCCGTGCCGGCTGTCGGGACGAGTACCATCACCTTGCCCGGCACGTTCTGGGTCACTTCCTTCGATACCGACGGGGACGGCGGAACTCTGCGGGAGTTCGTGGAGTTCGTGGGAGCTTCCGCCACCGGACTGTCGGCGGGAACCACGCTGACAGCCAGCACGGCCGTGGCGGGGGGAACACAGTACCAGGGGGCGACTGCGGGGCAGCCAAACATTTCCACCGGTGACCCCTACAAGGGCAGCGCTTTTTACACCGCGGCCTCCAGTTTCCGCCTGATCTATGGGGCGCGCACCGGTACCAGTGGTTCCACGGCAGGAGGTCGCCTGACTGCCTTCGACTTCTTCCGGCCAGACGCGGTCCTGCGCCAGCCGCTGCTCGACGGCTTCAAATCGGTGCGTCTAACCACCGACGCGGATGGCAGTGGGGACATCTCAGCGGGCGACACGCTGACCTATACCGTGGTCTACACAAACACCGGCAACGCGGCCGCCTCCAGCTTCCAGATTAGCGATCCCCTGCCAGCTGGCCTGACCATCACCGCCACTGGGGGCCAGACGGTCTGGATCGACGGCACGCAGAACACCGCCGCACGCAACGCGGGGTACACCGGGGGTGCAGGCGCTGTCGGTAACCTGCTGGCGACGGGACAGACCCTGGCGGCGGGCGGCAGTATTCGCGTGGACATTCCGGTCCGGGTGGGTACGGTCACTGCCTCCACCACGCTCAATAACCAGGCCTCGGCCACGGCCACCGGTGTCAGTGCCGTCCTCAGTGACAACGTGGACGAGAGCACGGCGTTCGTATCCTCGGTCCGTTCGACGACGGGCTGGCCCGGCGTGCCGGCCGGCAGTGTGACCCAGAACCAGACCGCCGCCCTGTCCCCGACTGCGGTTCTCGTCGAGCTGTCGCGGGCCGACCTCACCCTCAGCAAGAGCAACGGCGTAAACGGCCTCGCGGGGCCCAGTGTGACCACCTATACCATCGTGCTGACCAACAACGGCCCGGCCAGCGCCAACGGGACGGTGCTGCGCGACCCGGCCGCGCCTGGCCTGACCAAGACGGCCGTCAGCTGCGCTTCCAGCAGTGGAGCTGTGTGTCCCGCTGTGACCACCGCCACTCTGGAAAGTGGCGTGACGGTGCCGACCCTCCCGGCGGGCGGCCGCATCACCCTGACCCTCACGGCCAGTGTCACGGCCACCTCGGGCAGCGTCGCCAACAGCGTGACGGCCACCCTGCCCAGTGGGACTGTCGATCCCAGTCCCACTGGAACGGTCACGGATACCGACTCTGTCAACTCGGCCGATCTGGCGGTCGCAAAGACCGGGCCGGCGACGGCCCCCCAGGGCAACACCTTCAGCTACGTGATCCGGGCCTGGAACAACGGCGTGTTGCCGGTCAGTGCCGCCACGCTGGCCGACCCTGTGCCCGCGAATGTCACCGGGGTCAGCTGGACCTGCGTGGGCAGCGGCGGCGCGACCTGTGCGTCGGCCAGTGGAACCGGCAACAGCGTGAGCGTCACCGTCAACCTGCCAGTAGATGGCGGGAGTGCCACCACCCCCGACACCGACTATGTCACCCTCACCGTGACGGGCCGGGCCACCACCGGTGGGATCGTCACCAACCGGGCCACCGTTTCGCCACCTGCCTCCATCACGGATTCCGTGACGGCCAACAACAGCAGCGCTGTTGACACGGCCATCGTGGCACAGGTGACATGTCCCAACCTGTACGCCACGACCGGGGGTGACTTCACCACCAACAACAACGGCACCGAGATCCGCTCGCTGAACGACACCACCAACACGCTCGGCGACGTGGTGACCCTGATTCCTGCCACCTTAGAAGCCACTCCCCGCCCTGGGTACACCGCCACACTGGCCCTGACCCCGGACCGCAGCCGGTTCTTCGTGGTGCGTGACGTCGATACCCGCCTGCTGATTTTCGATGTTGCCAGCAGCACCTGGCAGGAAGGGCCGACTCTGCCGACCACCACCGGCCGCTACGTACGCATGGCGATCACCTCCACCGGGATCGGGTACGTGATGGACGGAGGCGGCAACCTCTACCGCTTCGCCACTACCAGTCCCTACACAGTGTCCAGCGCGATTCCGCTGACCGTGGTGCCGGCCACCGCTCCGACCGTGGGGGCGAGCGGCGACTTCTTCGCAGATGACCGTGGCAACCTCTTCCTGCTGAGTTCCCAGGCCGACGGGCAGCTCGACTTCTGGGAGGTCGAGCCGAACACCGGCCAGATGATCTACCTGGGGCGTCTCAGCGACGCTGACATTATCGGCGGGTACGGTGGGTTCGCCAGCACCCCCAACGGGCTGTTCGGGCGGGGAGGCAGCGGCCGCATGATCAGCGTGGACCTGCGGGCCTTCACGGCCACCCCAGTGGGTAGCGCTTCCTCTGGCAGCACTGACCTCACCAGCTGCTCATTCCCCACATTTAACCGCACGGTCACTGCTACCAAGGCAGCCCGCAAGGTCGCGGGCAGCGCTGGCACCCCGGTCCGGCCCGGTGACACGCTGGAATACCGCATCGTGGTGCGAAACTCCGGCTCCATCGCCGCAGGCAACACCAAGTTCAGTGACCAGATTCCGGCCGGCACCACCTACGTTCCCGGTTCAACCTTCCTGAACGGCATCCTGGTGTCCGATGCTGCCGGGGGGGTCATGCCATACGCCCCCGCCCCGCAGCTCATCAGCAGTGCCGGACAACCCAGCGGCACCCTGCTCGCTGACGTCACGCCGGCGGACGATTCGGACCGCGAGGCCGTGATCACGTTCCGGGTGCGGGTAAACACCTCTCCGGAACCCACCCAGGTCAGCAACCAGGGCATCACCACTTACCGTGACAACGGCAGCGATCTGACGGTTCTCACCGACGATCCTGCCACGACCGCCCCGAACGACGCCACCGTCACCCGCATGGCCGCCCCCGACGTTACCGTTACAAAGACCGGACCCGCCTTCGCGCAGCCGGCGGACCCGGCGAAGCCGGACCAGAGCATAATCTACACTCTGGTCGTATCGAACGTGGGCGACAAGGACGCCGGCAGCGTCACGGTCCGTGACGTACTGCCCACCGGACTGACCTTCAAAAGTGCCTCTGCCGGAGGCACCTACGTGGTCGGGACCCGCACAGTCACCTGGACCCTCCCGGCGCTGATTGCCGGCGGAGCGCAGACCCTGACCGTAGAGGTCACCGCCCCGACCGCCGCGCAGATCCAGGGAAGCTCAGGCGTGAAGCAGGTCTCGAACACTGCGGCGGTCTCGACGGCAGGGGACACTGTTCCCGGAAACGACACCTCGGCCACGGTCAACACGGCCTTCATCCTTGCCGTGCTGGCCAAGGAGGTCCGCAACGTCACGAAGAACTCCCTGTTCGGAACGTCTGGCGGCGGCCTGCCCGACGAGGTCCTGGAGTACTGCATCGACTTCCGCAACGAGGGAGGCGCGGCCCTGCCGAACTTCGTGCTGGTCGATCATGTCCCCAGCAACACGAACGCCCTGACCACCGCCTACGACGCGGATGAGCCCAGCGCCGCGACCGGCTTCGGCGTGAAACTCACGCGCGGCGCAAGTACCTCCTACAGCAGCAGCGCCGCCGATGCCGACGCTGGCAGCCTGACCACCTCGGGCGGCACCTACGGGCGCGGCACCATGACGGTCGCGCTGGGCACCCTGGCGGCCGGTGAGTCGGGCCGCGTCTGCTTCCAGGCCACCATCCGCTGA
- a CDS encoding DMT family transporter, whose amino-acid sequence MSVQARGVLLLILVTCLWGSTFAVVKTLGETLPASVLIAWRFLIASVALLPLLLWRTPGAAASAPAGSAGRSGAWRACLWRDGAVLGAWLIAGYGTQTIALQTTSANRAAFFTALSVVLVPVWLVAAQRRRMPLLLWTALPLAVAGLAMLSWEGGALVVGDVWALGCAVTYAGFIVTLERMAHRHAALPFTLVQVLGVTALAWVWAAVAAPGQLWPPAGAWGPLLYLGVVATAATTLMQTVGQRTVSAANASLIYALEPVTATLFSFLLIGEQVGVRGALGGLLVVVATVLSQWADGPHAQTPAAQPE is encoded by the coding sequence ATGTCGGTTCAGGCGCGTGGGGTTCTGCTGCTCATTCTGGTGACGTGTCTGTGGGGGAGTACCTTCGCGGTCGTGAAGACGCTCGGGGAGACCCTGCCGGCGTCGGTGCTGATCGCGTGGCGGTTCCTGATCGCGTCGGTGGCCCTGCTGCCCCTGCTGCTGTGGCGCACGCCCGGCGCGGCGGCCTCCGCCCCTGCAGGCAGTGCCGGAAGGAGCGGGGCGTGGCGGGCGTGCCTGTGGCGGGACGGGGCGGTGCTGGGCGCGTGGTTGATCGCGGGGTACGGCACGCAGACCATCGCGCTGCAGACGACCAGCGCGAACCGCGCGGCGTTCTTCACGGCGCTCAGCGTGGTGCTGGTGCCGGTGTGGCTGGTGGCCGCGCAGCGCCGCCGCATGCCGCTCCTGTTGTGGACGGCGCTGCCGCTGGCGGTCGCGGGGCTGGCCATGCTGTCCTGGGAGGGCGGGGCGCTGGTCGTGGGTGACGTCTGGGCGCTGGGGTGCGCGGTGACGTACGCGGGGTTCATCGTGACGCTGGAGCGCATGGCGCACCGGCATGCGGCGCTGCCGTTCACGCTGGTGCAGGTGCTGGGCGTCACGGCGCTCGCGTGGGTGTGGGCGGCCGTGGCGGCGCCCGGGCAGCTGTGGCCTCCGGCGGGCGCGTGGGGACCGCTGCTGTACCTGGGGGTGGTGGCCACGGCCGCCACGACCCTGATGCAGACGGTCGGGCAGCGGACCGTCAGCGCCGCGAACGCCAGCCTGATCTACGCGCTGGAGCCGGTCACGGCCACGCTGTTCAGTTTCCTGCTGATCGGCGAGCAGGTGGGCGTGCGGGGTGCGCTGGGGGGGTTGCTGGTCGTGGTGGCGACCGTGCTGAGTCAGTGGGCGGACGGCCCGCACGCGCAGACGCCGGCCGCGCAGCCCGAGTGA